A genomic stretch from Spiroplasma endosymbiont of Clivina fossor includes:
- a CDS encoding transposase family protein gives MKTQVIIEKDSKKIISSDFSYGKNHDFKILKDSKIKFLPETTVLVDLGYQGIQKINHNVLIPKRKSKKNPLNKEEKQNNERISKMRIVIENVFAILKKFKIISEKYRNRRKRFALRFNLIASIYNLQLLV, from the coding sequence ATAAAAACACAAGTTATAATTGAAAAAGATAGTAAAAAAATTATTAGTTCTGATTTTTCTTATGGTAAAAACCATGACTTTAAAATTTTAAAAGATTCAAAAATTAAATTTTTACCAGAAACAACTGTTTTAGTGGATTTAGGTTATCAAGGCATACAAAAAATTAATCATAATGTTTTAATTCCTAAAAGAAAATCAAAGAAAAACCCTTTAAATAAAGAAGAAAAGCAAAATAATGAGCGAATTTCAAAAATGAGAATTGTTATTGAAAATGTTTTTGCTATACTTAAAAAATTTAAAATTATTAGTGAAAAATATCGAAATCGTAGAAAAAGATTTGCTTTAAGATTTAATTTAATAGCTTCAATTTATAATTTACAACTATTAGTTTAA
- a CDS encoding IS1/IS1595 family N-terminal zinc-binding domain-containing protein, whose protein sequence is MEKIIQELVNTLTDDQFLEFYEKVKQQAELIKKQKRLNEIDQKFRAQGIKCPKCESYHCVKNGHNSEGKQKCLCKNCRASFDAFRNHFIYWSHLNYEQWNLLIQISLLGQSSKTISRFIKTTLKTAWYNRQKLMKSKQLENTQLKFKKLSGKIQIDETFIKEIHKGNFKYKTDPRRIHLDPFATNTKCCIQMAIDNNNNRLLAKLIW, encoded by the coding sequence ATGGAAAAAATAATTCAAGAACTAGTAAATACTTTAACAGATGATCAATTTTTAGAATTTTATGAAAAAGTCAAACAACAAGCAGAATTAATAAAAAAACAAAAACGTTTAAATGAAATTGATCAAAAATTTAGAGCGCAAGGTATTAAATGCCCTAAATGTGAATCCTACCATTGCGTTAAAAATGGACATAATTCAGAAGGAAAACAAAAATGTTTATGTAAAAATTGCCGTGCAAGTTTTGACGCTTTTCGTAATCATTTTATTTATTGAAGTCATTTAAATTATGAACAATGAAATTTATTGATTCAAATTTCATTGCTGGGGCAATCTAGTAAAACAATTTCTCGTTTTATTAAAACTACATTAAAAACTGCTTGATATAATCGTCAAAAATTAATGAAATCAAAACAATTAGAAAATACCCAATTAAAATTTAAAAAATTATCTGGTAAAATCCAAATCGATGAAACATTTATTAAAGAAATCCATAAAGGAAATTTCAAATATAAAACTGATCCACGAAGAATTCACCTTGACCCATTCGCAACTAATACTAAATGCTGTATTCAAATGGCAATTGATAATAATAACAATAGACTTCTTGCAAAATTAATATGATAA
- a CDS encoding transposase family protein: protein MKTQVIIEKDSKKNISSDFSYGKNHDFKILKDSKIKFLPETTVLVDLGYQGIQKINHNVLIPKRKSKKNPLNKEEKQNNERISKMRIVIENVFAILKKFKIISEKYRNRRKRFALRFNLIASIYNLQLLV from the coding sequence ATAAAAACACAAGTTATAATTGAAAAAGATAGTAAAAAAAATATTAGTTCTGATTTTTCTTATGGTAAAAACCATGACTTTAAAATTTTAAAAGATTCAAAAATTAAATTTTTACCAGAAACAACTGTTTTAGTGGATTTAGGTTATCAAGGCATACAAAAAATTAATCATAATGTTTTAATTCCTAAAAGAAAATCAAAGAAAAACCCTTTAAATAAAGAAGAAAAGCAAAATAATGAGCGAATTTCAAAAATGAGAATTGTTATTGAAAATGTTTTTGCTATACTTAAAAAATTTAAAATTATTAGTGAAAAATATCGAAATCGTAGAAAAAGATTTGCTTTAAGATTTAATTTAATAGCTTCAATTTATAATTTACAACTATTAGTTTAA
- the gap gene encoding type I glyceraldehyde-3-phosphate dehydrogenase produces the protein MTKKRIAINGFGRIGRLTLRILMNYENIEVVAINDLGDVKMLGHLLKYDSAQKRFDKEVITKESSLVIDGHEIKIVSEKDPKNLPWKDLNIDVVVESTGLFVTKESATAHIAAGAKKVVISAPAGADLKTVVFNVNHHEIVASDTIISAASCTTNCLAPMAQVLDEKFGIKTGVMTTIHAYTNDQNILDGSHRKGDFRRARAAAVNIIPNTTGAAKAIGLVLPSLKGKLDGAAQRVPVVTGSITELTVLLNKKVTVADINEAMKSAANESFGYTEDPIVSSDVIGISYGSLFDGTQTKVMTLGDDQLIQVFAWYDNEMSYVNQLCRTVNHIANLME, from the coding sequence ATGACAAAGAAAAGAATTGCAATTAATGGGTTTGGACGCATTGGTCGTTTAACTTTAAGAATATTAATGAATTATGAAAATATTGAGGTTGTAGCAATTAATGATTTAGGTGATGTTAAGATGCTAGGTCATTTATTAAAATATGATTCAGCACAAAAGCGATTTGATAAGGAAGTTATTACTAAAGAATCAAGTTTAGTTATTGATGGTCATGAAATTAAAATTGTATCTGAAAAGGATCCTAAAAATTTACCGTGAAAAGATTTAAATATTGATGTTGTTGTTGAATCAACAGGGTTATTTGTTACTAAGGAAAGTGCGACAGCTCATATAGCTGCGGGAGCTAAAAAAGTTGTCATTTCAGCACCTGCGGGAGCTGATTTAAAAACCGTTGTGTTTAATGTTAATCATCATGAAATTGTTGCTAGTGATACTATTATTTCAGCGGCATCTTGTACAACTAATTGTTTAGCACCAATGGCACAAGTATTAGATGAAAAATTTGGTATTAAAACTGGAGTAATGACAACAATTCATGCTTATACTAATGATCAAAATATTTTGGATGGGTCACATCGTAAAGGTGATTTTAGAAGAGCAAGAGCGGCAGCAGTTAATATTATTCCAAATACTACGGGAGCTGCTAAAGCGATTGGGTTAGTGTTACCAAGTTTAAAAGGAAAATTAGATGGTGCAGCTCAAAGAGTGCCAGTAGTTACTGGTTCAATTACTGAGTTAACTGTCCTTTTAAATAAAAAGGTAACAGTTGCTGATATTAATGAAGCAATGAAAAGTGCTGCTAATGAGTCTTTTGGTTATACTGAAGATCCGATTGTTTCTAGTGATGTTATTGGTATTAGTTATGGTTCATTATTTGATGGTACGCAAACTAAAGTAATGACTTTAGGAGACGATCAATTAATCCAAGTTTTTGCTTGATATGATAATGAAATGTCATATGTTAATCAACTATGCCGAACAGTTAATCATATTGCAAACTTAATGGAATAA
- a CDS encoding phosphoglycerate kinase, translated as MKKTLADINFKDKKVLVRVDFNVPLVAGVISDDNRIISAILTIKYLLDHDAKVILLSHLGRIKRSEDLKKYSLKPVAKRLAELLGTEVNFVGEISGATLQTAINSLENKQVLLMENTRFADLENNRESNNDASLGKYWASLGDVFVNDAFGTAHREHASNVGIATNINESCIGLLVQKELAMLNKAIINPERPVVVILGGAKVSDKIGVIDHLLKVADKIIIGGAMSFTFLKAQEFNIGKSLIEEDKIELAKQYLQKAKGKIILPVDHLMSKEFVDQSGINSADANITDDYMGMDIGEKTITLFNDYIKEAKTIIWNGPVGVFEMKNFSKGTLAICETIAHLNNVFSIVGGGDSVAAAIQLGFKDKFSYISTGGGASLELLEGKPLPAIEVIQEK; from the coding sequence ATGAAAAAAACATTAGCAGATATTAATTTTAAAGATAAAAAAGTATTAGTCCGCGTAGATTTTAATGTGCCATTAGTTGCTGGTGTTATTAGTGATGATAATCGTATTATTAGTGCTATCCTAACAATTAAATATTTATTAGACCACGATGCTAAAGTTATTTTATTATCACATTTGGGAAGAATAAAGCGGTCAGAAGATTTAAAAAAATATTCATTAAAACCAGTAGCAAAGCGCTTAGCAGAGTTATTAGGTACCGAAGTAAACTTTGTTGGTGAAATTAGTGGGGCAACGTTGCAAACAGCAATTAATAGTTTAGAAAATAAACAAGTTTTATTAATGGAAAATACGCGTTTTGCTGATTTAGAAAATAACAGGGAATCTAATAATGATGCTAGTTTAGGTAAGTATTGAGCAAGTTTAGGTGATGTGTTTGTTAATGATGCTTTTGGCACAGCCCATCGTGAACATGCCTCTAATGTTGGTATCGCAACTAATATTAATGAATCGTGTATTGGTTTATTAGTGCAAAAAGAGTTAGCGATGTTAAATAAAGCGATTATTAATCCTGAGCGACCTGTTGTTGTAATTTTAGGAGGAGCAAAAGTATCTGATAAGATTGGTGTTATTGATCATCTTTTAAAGGTAGCTGATAAAATAATTATTGGTGGGGCAATGAGTTTTACTTTTTTAAAAGCGCAAGAATTTAATATTGGCAAGTCTTTAATTGAAGAAGATAAAATAGAATTAGCTAAACAGTATTTACAAAAAGCAAAAGGTAAAATAATTTTACCGGTTGATCATTTGATGAGTAAAGAGTTTGTTGATCAGTCTGGAATTAATAGTGCTGATGCTAATATTACTGATGATTATATGGGAATGGATATTGGTGAAAAAACAATAACATTATTTAATGACTATATTAAAGAAGCTAAAACTATTATTTGAAATGGTCCAGTTGGCGTTTTTGAGATGAAAAATTTTAGTAAGGGAACACTAGCAATTTGTGAAACAATTGCTCATTTAAATAATGTTTTTAGTATTGTTGGTGGTGGTGATTCAGTAGCAGCAGCAATTCAGTTAGGTTTTAAAGATAAGTTTAGTTATATTTCAACTGGTGGTGGAGCTAGTTTGGAATTATTAGAGGGTAAACCGTTACCAGCTATTGAAGTTATTCAAGAGAAATAA
- a CDS encoding ATP-binding protein, whose protein sequence is MDIYHRIQKTKIVALQKFIAEHQLLKKDLLRNSDILEKYLNNFVECLDGLNWNECQQLIPGYRLELVYENQRIYLEMQDCLHRQYLRANDKIRNNYLICHFPLSMINLSLETDFHLPENDFIRIKLKEYFINFLKKEQTTGLYIYGAPGIGKTYISILLANSLVRSDYKVCFVFVPQLMSQLKQAISKATNSLASDIYKLQTCDVLFLDDLAGEPVSEWTRDEVLFSILNYRMQHNLSTFFTSNYDMGNLQEYYSRNAKYKNIDIVKSIRLVERIRYLAKPVLLGGDVLRKYAQ, encoded by the coding sequence ATGGATATCTATCATCGAATTCAAAAAACTAAGATTGTTGCTTTGCAAAAATTTATTGCTGAACATCAATTACTAAAAAAAGATTTATTACGAAATAGTGATATTTTAGAAAAATATTTAAATAATTTTGTTGAATGTTTGGATGGTTTGAATTGAAATGAATGTCAACAATTAATTCCTGGATATCGGTTAGAATTAGTTTATGAAAATCAACGCATTTATTTAGAAATGCAAGATTGTTTACATCGTCAATATTTGCGAGCTAATGATAAAATTCGTAATAATTATTTAATTTGTCATTTTCCTTTATCAATGATTAATTTATCATTAGAAACTGATTTTCATTTACCAGAAAATGATTTTATTCGCATAAAATTAAAAGAATATTTTATTAATTTCCTTAAAAAAGAGCAAACAACAGGATTATATATTTATGGTGCTCCTGGTATTGGTAAAACTTATATTTCTATTTTATTAGCTAATAGTTTAGTTCGAAGTGATTATAAAGTATGTTTTGTTTTTGTTCCCCAATTAATGAGTCAATTAAAACAAGCGATTTCGAAAGCAACTAATTCATTAGCTAGTGATATTTATAAGCTCCAAACTTGTGATGTGTTATTTTTAGATGATTTAGCTGGTGAACCCGTATCGGAGTGAACTCGTGATGAGGTTTTATTTAGTATTTTAAATTATCGGATGCAGCATAATTTATCAACATTTTTTACTTCTAATTATGATATGGGTAACTTACAAGAATATTATAGTCGTAATGCTAAATATAAAAATATTGATATTGTGAAATCAATTCGGTTAGTAGAAAGAATTAGATACTTGGCAAAACCAGTATTATTAGGGGGGGATGTTCTTCGTAAATATGCTCAATAA
- a CDS encoding acetyltransferase: MQKTKKINKKIAKQLEKQDSPVSLEKKPEVKERRGFFKHLFSKSVPTVNKVDIHFGWTRNATKRIIKQLLLQKVDHFYFYSSIANIFYILEQGIKPVKSKKLKENEKYIVWTYLEKDDHLELELSTSSRHQFWSWCLENKIDLTTVAIFYIDLVKLYENTKKDWEFNNNLQRVIVNEPISVNAIRAILIKDMEIYKRLQQYVSYQQIDIKIFYGDKDIIEGIKGKKLKVNRLLAKLIW, from the coding sequence ATGCAAAAAACGAAAAAAATTAATAAAAAAATTGCTAAGCAGTTAGAAAAACAAGATTCTCCTGTAAGTTTAGAAAAAAAACCGGAAGTTAAAGAAAGACGAGGTTTTTTTAAACATTTATTTTCAAAAAGTGTTCCAACAGTTAATAAAGTTGATATTCATTTTGGATGAACACGAAATGCTACTAAAAGAATTATTAAGCAATTATTATTACAAAAGGTTGATCATTTTTATTTTTATAGTTCCATTGCTAATATTTTTTATATTTTAGAGCAAGGAATTAAACCGGTAAAATCTAAGAAACTTAAAGAAAATGAAAAGTATATTGTTTGAACATATTTAGAAAAAGATGATCATCTTGAATTAGAATTATCTACTAGTAGTCGTCATCAATTTTGAAGTTGATGCTTAGAAAATAAGATTGATTTAACTACGGTGGCAATTTTTTATATTGATTTAGTCAAATTATATGAAAATACTAAAAAAGATTGAGAGTTTAATAATAATTTGCAACGAGTTATCGTTAATGAACCAATTAGTGTTAATGCTATTAGAGCAATTTTAATTAAAGATATGGAAATATATAAAAGATTACAACAATATGTTTCTTATCAACAAATTGATATTAAAATATTTTATGGTGATAAAGATATTATTGAAGGAATTAAAGGAAAGAAGTTAAAAGTTAATAGACTTCTTGCAAAATTAATATGATAA
- a CDS encoding IS1/IS1595 family N-terminal zinc-binding domain-containing protein — protein sequence MEKIIQELVNTLTDDQFLEFYEKVKQQAELIKKKQQRLNEIDQKFRAQGIKCPKCESYHCVKNGHNSEGKQKYLCKNCRASFDAFRNHFIYWSHLNYEQWNLLIQISLLGQSSKIISRFIKTTLKTAWYNRQKLMKSKQLENTQLKFKKLSGKIQIDETFIKEIHKGNFKYKTDPRRIHLDPFATNTKCCIQMAIDNNNNIYVKSTNTKRLQKQWVIENMNKELINENSIITSDMQKLYFLVAKQTNSTLCVTKTTTNPEASYCNLNKISKLQSSLKETLIHYHGLGFTNIQNYLNLWKWKYQHKGLTPNQQTAVLYFNRLLAKLIW from the coding sequence ATGGAAAAAATAATTCAAGAACTAGTAAATACTTTAACAGATGATCAATTTTTAGAATTTTATGAAAAAGTCAAACAACAAGCAGAATTAATAAAAAAAAAACAACAACGGTTAAATGAAATTGATCAAAAATTTAGAGCGCAAGGTATTAAATGCCCTAAATGTGAATCTTACCATTGCGTTAAAAATGGACATAATTCAGAAGGAAAACAAAAATATTTATGTAAAAATTGCCGTGCAAGTTTTGACGCTTTTCGTAATCATTTTATTTATTGAAGTCATTTAAATTATGAACAATGAAATTTATTGATTCAAATTTCATTGCTGGGGCAATCTAGTAAAATAATTTCTCGTTTTATTAAAACTACATTAAAAACTGCTTGATATAATCGTCAAAAATTAATGAAATCAAAACAATTAGAAAATACCCAATTAAAATTTAAAAAATTATCTGGTAAAATCCAAATCGATGAAACATTTATTAAAGAAATCCATAAAGGAAATTTCAAATATAAAACTGATCCACGAAGAATTCACCTTGACCCATTCGCAACTAATACTAAATGCTGTATTCAAATGGCAATTGATAATAATAACAATATTTATGTTAAATCCACAAACACCAAACGTTTACAAAAACAATGAGTTATTGAAAATATGAACAAAGAATTAATTAACGAAAATTCAATTATTACTTCTGATATGCAAAAATTATATTTTTTAGTAGCAAAACAAACAAATTCTACTTTATGTGTAACTAAAACAACAACTAATCCTGAAGCTAGTTATTGTAACTTAAATAAAATCAGTAAATTACAATCTAGTCTTAAAGAAACCTTAATTCATTATCATGGTTTAGGTTTTACTAATATTCAAAATTATTTAAATCTCTGAAAATGAAAATACCAACATAAGGGTTTAACTCCAAACCAACAAACAGCGGTATTATATTTTAATAGACTTCTTGCAAAATTAATATGATAA
- a CDS encoding phospholipase D-like domain-containing protein — MLKNEPYDGKTSNIVQVIDDGPNTYETIQKDIYVKVISSAKSRVWLSTPYFIPTDDIVTALKNAAKSGVDVRLLMPGKTDKFFILDISRSYYDELFNSGIKIYEMSKIFNHSKTALIDDNLVIIGSTNLDFRSLYHDHQTIVILYGDANKQLEKNYLWDIERSILLTTSPLKKKNWFYRIMILPIVKIFDPLF; from the coding sequence TTGTTAAAAAATGAACCATATGATGGTAAAACTAGTAATATTGTTCAGGTTATTGATGATGGCCCCAATACTTATGAAACGATTCAAAAGGATATTTATGTTAAAGTTATTTCTAGTGCTAAAAGTCGTGTTTGGTTATCGACGCCGTATTTTATCCCGACTGATGATATTGTGACGGCATTAAAAAATGCTGCTAAGTCAGGTGTTGATGTGCGATTATTAATGCCAGGAAAAACTGATAAATTTTTTATTCTTGATATTAGTCGTTCATATTATGATGAATTATTTAATTCGGGGATAAAAATTTATGAAATGAGTAAGATTTTTAATCATTCAAAAACAGCATTAATTGATGATAATTTAGTCATTATTGGATCAACTAATTTAGATTTTCGTAGTCTTTATCACGATCATCAAACTATTGTTATTCTTTATGGGGATGCTAATAAGCAACTAGAAAAGAATTATTTATGAGATATTGAAAGAAGTATTCTTTTAACGACATCACCGTTAAAGAAAAAAAATTGATTTTATCGGATAATGATTTTACCAATTGTTAAAATTTTTGATCCCTTATTTTAG
- a CDS encoding IS5 family transposase (programmed frameshift), with translation MKFKKNNQISDKNFLRLTGIKHTTFNKMLEILKIEELKKRFRRGRTNKLSLENRILMTLEYWKEYRTYFHIAKSYDISESSCYRNIKWIEDTLIKHPNFQQLTGQKSLLKDYFKDKTVIIDVTEKPNPTPKKRQKQHYSGKKKKHTIKTQVIIEKDSKKIISSDFSYGKNHDFKILKDSKIKFLPETTVLVDLGYQGIQKINHNVLIPKRKSKKNPLNKEEKQNNERISKMRIVIENVFAILKKFKIISEKYRNRRKRFALRFNLIASIYNLQLLV, from the exons ATGAAATTTAAAAAAAATAATCAAATAAGTGATAAAAATTTTTTAAGATTAACTGGTATTAAACATACTACTTTTAATAAAATGCTAGAAATTTTAAAAATAGAAGAATTAAAAAAGAGATTTCGTCGCGGAAGAACCAATAAATTATCATTAGAAAATCGTATTTTAATGACTTTAGAATATTGAAAAGAATATAGAACTTATTTTCATATTGCAAAAAGTTATGATATTAGTGAAAGTAGTTGTTATAGAAATATCAAATGAATTGAAGACACTTTAATAAAACACCCTAATTTTCAACAACTTACTGGTCAAAAATCACTATTAAAAGATTATTTCAAAGATAAGACTGTTATAATTGATGTAACTGAAA AGCCAAATCCAACGCCCAAAAAAAGACAAAAACAGCACTACTCAGGAAAAAAGAAAAAACACACAATAAAAACACAAGTTATAATTGAAAAAGATAGTAAAAAAATTATTAGTTCTGATTTTTCTTATGGTAAAAACCATGACTTTAAAATTTTAAAAGATTCAAAAATTAAATTTTTACCAGAAACAACTGTTTTAGTGGATTTAGGTTATCAAGGCATACAAAAAATTAATCATAATGTTTTAATTCCTAAAAGAAAATCAAAGAAAAACCCTTTAAATAAAGAAGAAAAGCAAAATAATGAGCGAATTTCAAAAATGAGAATTGTTATTGAAAATGTTTTTGCTATACTTAAAAAATTTAAAATTATTAGTGAAAAATATCGAAATCGTAGAAAAAGATTTGCTTTAAGATTTAATTTAATAGCTTCAATTTATAATTTACAACTATTAGTTTAA
- a CDS encoding transposase family protein: MKFKKNNQISDKNFLRLTGIKHTTFNKMLEILKIEELKKRFRRGRTNKLSLENRILMTLEYWREYRTYFHIAKSYDISESSCYRNIKWIEDTLIKHPNFQQLTGQKSLLKDYFKDKTVIIDVTESQIQRPKKDKNSTTQEKRKNTQ; encoded by the coding sequence ATGAAATTTAAAAAAAATAATCAAATAAGTGATAAAAATTTTTTAAGATTAACTGGTATTAAACATACTACTTTTAATAAAATGCTAGAAATTTTAAAAATAGAAGAATTAAAAAAGAGATTTCGTCGCGGAAGAACCAATAAATTATCATTAGAAAATCGTATTTTAATGACTTTAGAATATTGAAGAGAATATAGAACTTATTTTCATATTGCAAAAAGTTATGATATTAGTGAAAGTAGTTGTTATAGAAATATCAAATGAATTGAAGACACTTTAATAAAACACCCTAATTTTCAACAACTTACTGGTCAAAAATCACTATTAAAAGATTATTTCAAAGATAAGACTGTTATAATTGATGTAACTGAAAGCCAAATCCAACGCCCAAAAAAAGACAAAAACAGCACTACTCAGGAAAAAAGAAAAAACACACAATAA
- a CDS encoding phospholipase D-like domain-containing protein, translated as MLNKKMRLAITFVLLVLLLVTCIFIIAKYIDWLWIIGVVTISFGTLTALIIFVSNRPARTKISWIIAVYALPIVGIIIFIIFGRTYRYTKAQKFYLKKYQDFYAKEDFNYTNNFLKNQIKEERSILHLTTNISQRPLYNHTKVDLITNGIEKFSLLFKDLESAENYIHINYFILDDGEVLKYLTQLLIKKTYQGVNIRLIYDHAGSFFTVYHDTIQKLKRAGVHLKRFSPINLPFISGRNNYRNHRKDVIIDGKIGYTGGINVGDAYCHLSSKYGFWRDSQVRLQGSAVCSLELIFLQDWYFTTGESLVVW; from the coding sequence ATGTTAAATAAAAAAATGCGTTTAGCAATTACTTTTGTTCTTTTAGTACTTTTATTGGTGACTTGTATTTTTATTATTGCTAAATATATTGATTGATTATGAATTATTGGTGTAGTAACAATTTCATTTGGAACTTTAACAGCATTAATTATTTTTGTTTCCAACCGACCAGCACGAACAAAAATTTCTTGAATTATTGCTGTGTATGCGTTACCAATTGTTGGTATTATAATCTTTATTATTTTTGGTCGAACTTATCGTTATACGAAAGCACAAAAGTTTTATTTAAAAAAATATCAAGATTTTTATGCTAAAGAGGATTTTAATTATACGAATAACTTTTTAAAAAATCAAATTAAAGAAGAACGAAGTATTTTACATTTGACTACTAATATATCACAAAGACCACTATATAATCATACGAAAGTTGATTTAATAACTAATGGAATTGAAAAGTTTTCGTTGTTATTTAAAGACTTAGAAAGTGCTGAAAATTATATTCATATTAATTATTTCATTTTAGATGATGGTGAAGTTTTAAAATATTTGACACAGTTATTAATTAAAAAAACTTATCAAGGCGTTAATATTCGCTTAATTTATGATCATGCTGGAAGTTTTTTTACAGTTTATCATGATACAATTCAGAAATTAAAACGCGCTGGCGTTCATTTAAAAAGATTTTCACCGATAAATTTACCTTTTATTAGTGGTCGTAATAATTATCGTAATCATCGTAAAGATGTTATTATTGATGGCAAGATTGGTTATACGGGAGGCATTAATGTTGGTGATGCTTATTGTCATTTAAGTTCTAAATATGGCTTTTGACGCGATAGTCAAGTTCGTTTGCAAGGTAGTGCTGTTTGTAGTTTAGAGTTAATATTTTTACAGGATTGATATTTTACAACTGGCGAGTCGTTAGTGGTTTGATAA
- a CDS encoding FtsX-like permease family protein yields the protein MIAIFITNAIIIAIIIITMITSWSLDQFSKMMAILQIQGYKYWTINNLILTMFLPSVLIGFIGGVLLSWTTATIFILDFLQN from the coding sequence ATGATTGCGATATTTATTACTAATGCCATTATTATTGCAATTATTATCATTACCATGATTACTAGTTGATCATTAGATCAATTTTCAAAAATGATGGCAATATTACAAATTCAAGGTTACAAATATTGAACAATTAATAACTTAATTCTGACAATGTTTCTTCCTTCCGTATTAATTGGTTTTATTGGTGGTGTACTACTATCTTGAACAACAGCAACAATCTTTATATTAGACTTCTTGCAAAATTAA
- a CDS encoding helix-turn-helix domain-containing protein, whose protein sequence is MKFKKNNQISDKNFLRLTGIKHTTFNKMLEILKIEELKKRFRRGRTNKLSLENRILMTLEYWREYRTYFHIAKSYDISESSCYRNIKWIEDALIKHPNFQQLTGQKSLLKDYFKDKTVIIDVTESQIQHPKKDKNSTTQEKRKNTQ, encoded by the coding sequence ATGAAATTTAAAAAAAATAATCAAATAAGTGATAAAAATTTTTTAAGATTAACTGGTATTAAACATACTACTTTTAATAAAATGCTAGAAATTTTAAAAATAGAAGAATTAAAAAAGAGATTTCGTCGCGGAAGAACCAATAAATTATCATTAGAAAATCGTATTTTAATGACTTTAGAATATTGAAGAGAATATAGAACTTATTTTCATATTGCAAAAAGTTATGATATTAGTGAAAGTAGTTGTTATAGAAATATCAAATGAATTGAAGACGCTTTAATAAAACACCCTAATTTTCAACAACTTACTGGTCAAAAATCACTATTAAAAGATTATTTCAAAGATAAGACTGTTATAATTGATGTAACTGAAAGCCAAATCCAACACCCAAAAAAAGACAAAAACAGCACTACTCAGGAAAAAAGAAAAAACACACAATAA